Proteins encoded within one genomic window of Eleutherodactylus coqui strain aEleCoq1 chromosome 1, aEleCoq1.hap1, whole genome shotgun sequence:
- the LOC136618095 gene encoding zinc finger protein 300-like produces the protein MTHQGEDDIKVEVEEERMRGDHPWKSEVEEDVPTDPTSENPNKSSEGNFMLSVNYKVEDEDIVQRSSGENLIPLNVPPGLHSTDQSYNPPNHEEPSDQSQMVTTSEAQNRGKIFQWDESRKQSRSSSVFNDKTIHTGEKPYSCSECGKCFTRKSSLVMHERSHTGEKPYSCAECGKCFSRKSHLIKHERSHTGEKPYSCAECGKCFSRTSHLAVHERSHTGEKPYSCSQCGKCFTDKSNLIRHHIIHTGEKPYSCSECGKCFTEKSYLIRHEIIHTGEKPFTCSECGKCFTQTSSFYRHMRSHTGEKPYSCSECGKCFTHKSYLVIHERSHTGEKPYSCSQCGKCFANKSHVGIHERIHTGEKPYSCSECGKCFTNKSELVRHERSHTGEKPFTCYECWKCFTSKSHLDRHQRVHTEKKPDSF, from the coding sequence AAAATCCGAATAAGAGCTCTGAGGGAAACTTCATGTTATCAGTAAATTACAaggtagaagatgaagatattgTGCAGCGCTcttcaggagaaaacctcattCCCCTTAAtgtacctccaggacttcacagtacagatcAATCATATAACCCCCCTAATCATGAGGAACCTTCTGACCAATCTCAGATGGTTACCACAAGTGAGGCTCAGAATCGGGGGAAAATATTTCAATGGGATGAAAGTAGAAAACAGTCAAGAAGCTCAAgtgtttttaatgacaaaacaattcacacaggagagaagccatattcatgctcagaatgtgggaaatgttttacccggaaatcaagtcttgttatgcatgagagaagtcacacaggagagaagccgtattcatgtgcagaatgtgggaaatgtttttctcgaAAATCACATCTTATTaaacatgagagaagtcacacaggagaaaagccgtattcatgtgcagaatgtggaaaatgtttttctcGAACATCACATCTTGCtgtacatgagagaagtcacacaggagagaagccatattcatgttcgcaatgtgggaaatgttttacagataaatcaaATCTTATTCGACATCAcataattcacacaggagagaagccttattcatgttcagaatgtgggaaatgttttacagaaaaatcatATCTTATTAGACATgagataattcacacaggagaaaaaccatttacttgttcagaatgtgggaaatgttttacacaaacATCAAGCTTTTATAGACAcatgagaagtcacacaggagagaagccatattcatgttcagaatgtgggaaatgtttcacacataaatcatatcttgttatacatgagagaagtcacacaggagagaagccatattcatgttcacaatgtgggaaatgctttgcaaATAAATCACATGTTGgtatacatgagagaattcacacaggagagaaaccatattcatgttctgagtgtgggaaatgttttacaaataaatcagAACTTGTTAGACACGAGAGaagccacacaggagagaagccatttactTGTTATGAATGTTGGAAATGTTTTACAAGCAAATCACACCTGGATAGAcatcaaagagttcacacagAGAAGAAACCAGATTCCTTCTAG